In the Leptospira limi genome, one interval contains:
- the sucD gene encoding succinate--CoA ligase subunit alpha, with protein sequence MAVLVDENTRVVVQGITGKEGSFHATQMLEYGTKVVAGVTPGKGGQIWTSEFGKTAPVRNTIKDAMKEDGANAAVIFVPPPFAADAILEGIFAEIPLVVCITEGIPTHDMLKVYSVLRNSKTKLVGPNCPGVINPRYNVKMGIMPGFIHTPGNIGIVSRSGTLTYESVASLTAAGLGQSTCIGIGGDPVPGMNHVEAVRLLNEDPDTEGIVMIGEIGGTSEEEAAAYIKAHVKKPVVGFIAGQTAPPGKRMGHAGAIISGGMGTATSKIAAMQDAGVSICAHIGEVGDKMKLALKK encoded by the coding sequence ATGGCTGTATTAGTAGATGAAAATACAAGAGTCGTTGTACAAGGGATCACTGGAAAAGAAGGATCCTTCCATGCAACGCAAATGTTAGAATATGGTACCAAAGTGGTAGCAGGTGTTACACCAGGAAAGGGTGGACAAATTTGGACTTCTGAGTTCGGAAAAACTGCACCAGTACGCAATACCATCAAAGACGCAATGAAGGAAGACGGAGCAAACGCTGCTGTCATTTTTGTTCCGCCTCCATTTGCTGCGGATGCCATCCTAGAAGGAATCTTTGCTGAAATCCCTCTTGTGGTTTGTATCACAGAAGGAATCCCAACTCACGACATGTTAAAAGTGTACAGTGTGTTACGAAATTCCAAAACAAAACTTGTGGGACCTAACTGCCCAGGTGTCATTAACCCTCGTTATAATGTAAAGATGGGAATTATGCCAGGATTTATCCACACTCCAGGAAACATCGGAATCGTTTCCCGTTCAGGAACCTTAACATATGAATCCGTTGCTTCTCTCACAGCGGCAGGCCTTGGCCAGTCCACATGTATTGGGATCGGGGGAGACCCAGTTCCAGGGATGAACCACGTAGAAGCGGTTCGTCTCCTCAACGAAGACCCAGATACAGAAGGGATTGTGATGATTGGTGAAATTGGTGGAACTTCGGAAGAAGAAGCTGCTGCTTACATCAAAGCTCATGTGAAAAAACCAGTTGTAGGTTTTATTGCAGGTCAAACTGCTCCTCCAGGAAAACGTATGGGCCATGCCGGTGCGATCATTTCAGGGGGAATGGGAACTGCCACTTCCAAAATTGCAGCAATGCAAGATGCTGGTGTGAGTATTTGTGCTCATATTGGGGAAGTAGGAGATAAAATGAAATTGGCCCTTAAAAAATAA
- the sucC gene encoding ADP-forming succinate--CoA ligase subunit beta produces the protein MKVHEYQAKEILRRHNANVPFGKVIDTVGDFEKAYSEVVQKSPVVVVKAQIHAGGRGKGGGVKVAKTKDDAKAAAEKILGMQLITPQTGPEGKKVLKVYLEQGLEIAKEYYLSILLDRAIRKTIIMASTEGGMEIEEVAETHPEKIIKIQIDPGIGIQGSQVRELAFALGIPAEAQKSFTALVNSVYNAYIKEDAALLEINPLILTKQNEIIAGDCKMDLDENALYRHPDNEALRDISEEDPYEVKAKEYNLNYVKLDGNIGCMVNGAGLAMATMDIVKLAGAEPANFLDVGGGANPTTVENGFRLILSDPNVKGIFVNVFGGIVRCDRVAVGIIEATKKVNVSVPVVVRLKGTNAEEGKKILNESGMNIVGVEGLRDAADKIVSLIKK, from the coding sequence ATGAAAGTCCACGAATACCAGGCCAAAGAAATCCTACGTAGACACAATGCCAACGTTCCATTCGGAAAGGTCATCGACACAGTCGGTGATTTCGAAAAGGCATACAGCGAAGTTGTCCAAAAATCACCAGTAGTGGTGGTAAAAGCCCAAATCCACGCAGGTGGACGAGGAAAAGGTGGCGGAGTTAAGGTCGCGAAGACAAAAGACGATGCCAAAGCAGCAGCTGAGAAAATTCTCGGAATGCAACTCATCACCCCACAAACGGGTCCAGAAGGGAAAAAAGTCCTCAAGGTGTATTTAGAACAAGGACTTGAAATCGCAAAAGAATATTACCTTTCCATCCTCCTCGACAGAGCAATTCGCAAAACCATTATCATGGCTTCCACTGAAGGTGGTATGGAAATTGAAGAAGTTGCGGAAACCCACCCAGAAAAAATCATCAAAATCCAAATTGATCCAGGAATTGGAATCCAAGGTTCCCAAGTCAGAGAACTTGCATTTGCTCTTGGAATCCCTGCAGAAGCACAAAAATCATTCACTGCCCTTGTGAATTCTGTCTACAATGCTTACATCAAAGAAGATGCAGCACTTTTAGAGATCAACCCCCTCATCCTTACCAAACAAAACGAAATCATTGCAGGTGACTGTAAGATGGACTTGGATGAAAACGCACTCTATCGTCACCCAGACAACGAAGCACTCCGTGACATTTCGGAAGAAGATCCTTACGAAGTAAAAGCAAAAGAATACAACCTCAACTACGTGAAGTTAGATGGAAACATCGGTTGTATGGTGAATGGTGCCGGTCTTGCAATGGCAACTATGGACATCGTAAAACTTGCTGGTGCAGAACCTGCTAACTTCCTCGATGTGGGAGGTGGAGCAAACCCTACTACTGTGGAAAACGGATTTAGACTCATCCTTTCCGATCCAAATGTGAAAGGAATTTTTGTGAACGTATTTGGTGGAATTGTTCGATGTGACCGTGTTGCGGTTGGTATCATCGAAGCTACTAAAAAAGTAAACGTATCGGTACCAGTTGTGGTTCGATTGAAAGGAACCAACGCAGAAGAAGGGAAAAAAATCCTGAACGAATCTGGTATGAACATTGTGGGAGTAGAAGGACTCCGTGACGCGGCAGACAAAATTGTCTCCCTAATCAAAAAATAG